Within Telopea speciosissima isolate NSW1024214 ecotype Mountain lineage chromosome 8, Tspe_v1, whole genome shotgun sequence, the genomic segment TTGGCCCAGAGGATTTCATCAGTCAATGCTATGTCAGCTCTCTGTGAGGCCACTGGAGCTGATGTTTATGAGGTGGCTCATGCTGTTGGTAAGGATACAAGAATTGGGCCCAAGTTCCTCAATGCCAGTGTTGGTTTTGGTGGTTCTTGCTTCCAGAAGGACATCCTCAACCTGGTGTACATCTGTGAGTGCAATGGTCTCCCTGAAGTAGCAAATTATTGGAAACAGGTCATCAGCATGAATGACTACCAGAAGAACCGTTTTGTGAACAGGGTTGTCTCCTCCATGTTCAATACAGTTTCAGGCAAGAAGATTGCAGTGCTTGGGTTTGCATTCAAGAAGGACACGGGGGACACAAGGGAGACACCTGCCATTGATGTGTGCAAGGGACTGGTGGGAGACAAGGCCCAATTGAGCATCTATGATCCTCAAGTGAATGGAGATCAGATCCAGAGGGATCTATCAATGAATAAATTTGACTGGGATCACCCTCTTCACCTGCAGCCAATGAGCCCAACCTCTGTGAAGCAAGTGAGTGTGAGTTGGGATGCCTATGAAGCAACAAAGGATGCCCATGGTATCTGTATTTTGACAGAATGGGATGAGTTCAAAACACTTGATTACCAGAAGATCTATGATAACATGCAGAAGCCAGCCTATGTGTTTGATGGGAGAAACATTGTGAATGTGGAGAAGCTGAGGGAGATTGGTTTCATTGTCTACTCCATTGGTAAGCCCCTGGATCCATGGCTCAAGGACATGCCTGCTGTGGCATAAAAGGGTAGGGAAGGGAAGAAGCCTATGTGGGTTATTAGAAGTTGAAAATGTTGATTCTTTAAATTCTTTCTCCCCTTTATATTGCTTTAGTTATGGATGTGTTCAGATGTTTCTTTTGCTTAGTTAGCCTGAGTTGAGTTACCTTATACCTCCATCCTTTGGGATTTTTAATGTTTTACTCTGTAGTGAATGCCTGAATCGCTGTGTTTATCCTATTTCACTTAATATTGTACTAATATAAATTGGATTCGGGTAATTTATGAACCATTAGTTTGCTCAAAATTTTAATTGCTTTGAGACAGAGAGAGTAGCTGTATTTGCCATATGGATGATACATGAGGTCTTTTTACtcaaataaatagaaataaatgaaaaaataaatggggaaaaagatctctatccgggagtgtggcctacgccagcactccgatgagtctatctctctcttccccatatgaaaagacacttttgcccctttattttgaggaggagagagatagacacattggagtgttggcgtaggtcacactcccgtacagaaaactgcttcccaaataaataataaaacaaagggaTGCACTTTCTCTGTCCGAGAGCATATCTAGGCACAGGCTGCCCCAGACATATGGCGCAGGTTTGAGACATGGGTTCATTTCGTCCACCTCATGTATCTGGGCGTACCCTGCGCCCCAGTGAAGAGAACTTTATCCCCATAAAAGAATGAGAATGGGTATTCCATGAGATGAATGGTGAATTTTTGGGGCTTGTTGCTGCCGGtggctttgttttgtttggtcCGCCGACAATTAGGGGGAGAGGAGGAGAGGGTGTGACCGGGTGACCGAGAGATTGGAGTGCCGTGTAGTTTAGCTGAAGACTACGTCGTTTGTTTGAATCTGAAGAGTCATGACCGTTTGGTTGAATCTCACAATCACAAAGGCAGTCCAGCGAGCAGTCCTGTTGAAGTGACTGGTGACAACCGAGtcaatattttctattttggcaGTTTCTGTACCAACACATTAATAAGACAAGGAAAACGAAAATTGGGAGAGGAAAAGAATTTACCACCCactagtagggatgtaaatcaATGGTCGAAATCCATTTTTATATTTGAgttcgtatctgtttagtaTTATTCAAATCCATTCGAAAattaaacggatatggatacggataggttatagctattcaaaaaactatatttacatgtaaatggataaaatatttgaTCCATATCCGGGTCTGTATtcatttagcactattcgaattcGTCCGAAAGCTTATCAAATGTGGATGCTGATATAACATTATCCGAGCTGATATAACAttatccgagctgaatccgatccatttacatccctacccagTAGTGAGTGCTGAGTCCTGTCATGAGTAGGCTTATGGTCCATCAAAGGTCCATGGTGACTTGGTTGGATCCGGTTCCTCTCTGGGGAGCTCAGCGCCAAAGGAGTGCCAGGAgacatccaagggttgggttgtgccgGATACATCTTGGTGTATGCCTAGGAATGTGTGCGGCACACGCAATGGTTAGATGACCCTGATCGTGCTGGGCTCCCTAAAGAGGAGCTCATCTGCTTGGCCAAACTGCAAGTTAATTAATGGGTAAAACTAGTGATATCAATAAGTTGGTTTAGATTGATTTCGGTTTGAAAATGAGCAAGttcaaaacatgatccaataaattTAGGGTGCACTTTGGTTTCAgttcgatttcaatttcaatttcttattggtttactatcggtttggttttggtttgatagGGATTGGTTTCGGTTTACAatgtaaatatatttaaaaagggaaagaatacTATTGGTCGCATGGCACATGTGGCTCTTGCGCCTAGACATAGAAACGTACGAAAGTACCACACTGCCCCTATGGAAATACAGAAATCCTATCTAGGGCCATTGCACGCATggaggctctagaggcccaaaCAACGATATCTTGCCCTATttaaaattatgaaataaatgtgttttttcttttataaatttcaaaTCGTTATCGATTTGGGTTCAGTTTTAGTTCTGTTTTTAAGTTTGGTTAGATGTCTTATCGGTTTCGATGCAGTCCAGTTTCGTTTCGATATAAcaaaaccccagcccaaaacATGATAAACTTATATCATTTTCAGTTcaatttggttcagtttcagCCACCTCGGATTagattttgacacccctagaacTGGGTGTAGAACCATAGAAGTACCACTTCCACACTAGAGGTTTTGGGCTTAAATATTATGCCGGTTTAAGCTTGGATTGGGTTAGATTGGCCCTTTCCTGAAATCCCAAGCAAGCTTTGAACTTTGGTTGAGGCTTGCAAATGATGGTGATGGTCATCTGACTGAATCACATATTGAGAAGcctccatgattttttttttgatgaggaaagaaaaaaatatatattaaagtAAAAAGTCAAAATGTAAAGATGTCctaaaatgaacaaaaatttGCTTGTGCCGAATAGCTAGGAGAGTTAGCTTCCTAGTTAAAGCAACAATGTTAGTATAATCAGAAAGTTGAAGTAGGGATGAGAGGAGGTTCCATGGCCATGTATTGGCTAATGggatggtaagaggagacataTATCCTTGTTGTTAAAccaaatttctttaatattGAGATGTATTGTATGCGCATGCTTCAAGCCCTGCAAAATTCCAAATAATTCGACCTCCAAACTATCTGTTGAATGTAAACACCTTGCAGctagctatcaaaacaaaatatCCATCTAATAAAATACACATAGCCAATCCAGAAGATTTTAGGCTTGGGTTAGATGCTCCTGCGCagattaaaacagaaaaatttaGCATGGTGTTAGGAGAATTCAACATAATAGGAGAAGTAATAACTGGATAAATGTTACAAAGATCATCTTGCAAAAGTTGGGACGAAAGGAGACAAATATTTAGATCTGAGACCCATCTTAGTACAGGCTGAAGAACTAACTTAGGATCAGTCTTGGCTAATCCTTTGACAACCTTGTTTCTGATATGAcatataaaataacaagtaataataaagatagagaaaaaCCAAGTATGGGATTGTTTATCAAGAGCAGcccaaaaaacagagaaacaCATAGATGAGCCAGTGAAAAGTTGAAGAGAAACTCAGTTCTTAATCCCAAAGGGCTTGCAGTCCAGATACGCTTAGTCCATTCACATTATAGAACGAGCTGCCAAGTGGAATCAGCTCtagaaccaataaaaaaagtaGGATCGATCGAGATCCATTTGGAGAGAGTTGCATTGACTGGAATTCCTGCATGTAATACACTCCAAAAGAACAATTTAACTTAGGATGTAATTTGAATTTCCAAAGAAAACGCTAGCACTTAGAGAAATTGAGATCATGACATGGCGGAATTGAAGTCCTAAGGTATTTGGCAGCCGATCGAGTGGAGAAATTGCCATCTCGAGACAAGGAACACCAACATCTATCCTCACATCTTGAAATAGATATCTTAACAATTTCTTCAACAAAAGCAGGTGAAAGTAGAGAGTATGTAAAGTAAAGCTACATTCCAGCTGAAATTAGATATCACATCACATACAAGAAATATTAGTATTTGGCTTGGGCTCCAAGGGGATGGAAAAGCTAGGGATAGAGGAAATCCAAAGACCCCCCCTCCCATAAGAGAACATTTTTTCGATTCCCAAGTTTTAAGTACACAAACTATTTGAGTAATGAGAGTATATGGTCAATACTATTCCATGTCCAAGATCCATGTTTGCGCATAACTTTTGGATCAAAGATGGACTTGTTATGAAAATACTGGGCTTTCAGGGTTTGGGTCCAAAGGGCGGAATCATCATTTAAAAGTCTCCATCCAAGTTTTAATAATAAGGCTTTATTACGGGTAGAAGAAGTCTTACAAAGACCAAGCTCTCCATAATTGATGGGGAGACGAACCTGGTCCCACCCGATAAGATGCAATTTTCGAGGACCCTCATGGTCACCATTCCAAAAACGAAGACAAATAGAATCAAGATTACGACAAATCtgcaagggaaaaaaaaaccaagacaCTATATAGGTGGAAGCCAAAACGATTGTATAAGGACTCTGCATCCTCCATAAGAGAGAAGGTTCGACTTCAAAGATGAAAGTCTATTATTAAGTCTTACAATCATAATAGGAATTAATGGAAGCCTCCGTGATTTTGACTATAACCCTACAACCAtccaaataaatttaaattttatatgttgtCATGATGCACAGGGTGACCAAGAAACCTTGCTAAGTTCCGGTGAAGCCGTATATTAGTCGTAGTCAATTCCAGTTCTGGCTGACCCAAACCCAAATTTAAcatgaatacaaaaattaacaAGCATCAAAACCTTCACATGAAAGGAGGGGAATTTCGTGTGGGATAACAAATCGAAATAAGTCGACAAATGTGTGTTTCAGCTTACCCAACCACCTCTAGGAAATGAGGTATATATGGAGTTGGACTGAGTGGATGATAGATGAATTTCGTGTGGGATAATAACTTGGAAGAAGACAACGTAAGTGTGTTTCAGCTAACATAGCAGAACATGTCGACGTATGACTCGACATAGCAGAAATAGATGGCCCACTTAAAAAACCCTCTGAGCAGACCCgcctaaattttttttcaatcataTCTTTTTTGATAACCTAAGTTCATGTTAAGGAAAGTTATGTTCGGTAGAttcatttttcttgtttaattgtAAGGGTTAAGTTTATTGTAATTTGACATGATAAATCATAGCTTCCTCTTGATTTTCATGTGTATGTAGACAATTCCTCAGATATTTATGAGAAAGCATATTTCAAAAAGGTCAAAAGAAGTCGTCGTCCGTGTTGTTCCTCCAGGTGTGAAGACATGAGTGGTTACATATGATGGATACAGGAGTTATATATAGAGTTGGATTGAGTGGATAATGGATGAATTTTGTGTGGGATAAGAACTTGGAAGAAGGTAACGTATGTGTGTTTCAGCTCACCCAACCACCTCTTACAAATGAAAAAGTTGATTTCTTCGCCATGGATGTTAAAATATTTAGAGTCGCCAAAAAAAGACCAAGTTGAAAAAGGTCACTCGAAACCTCCTCATGAAAGACGGGGAATGCAGCACAAGAACATGATCTCTACTTGCTTCAGGACATGACTATATTGTTGAAACTAAACCAGTTCAATTTCAACATATATAGTCATATCCTGAAGAAAGTAGCGATCATGTTCTTATGTTGCATTCCCCTCCTTTCATGAAGAGGTTTCATGTCACGTTCAACTTGGTGATTTTTTTATGACTCTTAATATTTTATCATCTGTGGCGATGGTCTTGAGTTTTTCATTTCCTAGAGGTGGTTGGGTAAGCCGAAACACACATTTATCGCCTTATTCCGAGTTGTTATCCCACATGAAATTCCTATAGGAACAACACGGAGGACAcattttttcttgctttttggAATATGTTTTCTCACAAATGTCTGAGGAATTGCCTACACACATGGAAATCAAGAGGAAGCTATGATTTATCATGTCAAATTACAATAAACTTAACCCTTACaacaaaacctgaaaaatgatttttttttgtgtgctaAAGAACAGCAATGTATTGATTATATGAAATGTAAAAGAATCAAATTACAAGAATTGGTAAAAGTAAAAATCAAATCTGAAGCCTAGGTGAGAGCTAAGGAGCTCTCGACCTAGCCAACAAGAGGGAGCCGTCCCTACTATTAGAAATAGTGTAGGAAATTCTGAGAGAATCTATAATAAGGATGGCCGGATGCTTCCCCGGAGATAGCATGGGCAAGGAACCTCGGAGGAGAGCTCCAGAAGTTGGTTGTTTGTTCTTTTGCTGCTTAGTTTGCTAGCTTATCCGCAGTCACATTTGCCTCCCTGAAGCAGTGAGTCATGCGCCAATGGATAGATCCAACAAagggtgaaaaatgaatttacCTAACATAACTTTCCTTAACATGAATTTAGGTTATCAAAATAGATATGATTCAAAAAAATCTTAGGCGAGTCTGTTCAGAGAGGTTTTTAAGTGGGCCACCTATTTCAGCATTGTCGAGTCATATGTCGACATGTTTTGCTATGTGAGTTGAAACACACACACGTACATTGCCTTCTTCCAAGTTGTTATCCCACACAAAATTCATCCATCATCCACTCAGTCCAACTCCATATATAGCTCATTTCATATCTAACCACCCATGTCTTCACACCTGGAGGAACAACACGGAGGACGACTTCTTTCGTATTTTTTCAAATATGCTTTCTCACGAATGTATGAGGAATTGTCTACACACACATGAAAATAAGAAGGAAGCCATGATTTATCATGTTAAATTACCATAAATTAAACCCTTGCAATAAAACCTGAAAAAATGAATCTACCAAACATAACTTTCCTTAACATGAATTTAAGATATCAAAATAGATATGATTGAAAAAAGTTTATGCGGGTCTGCTCAGAGAGGTTTTTTTAGTGGGCCACCTATTTCTGCAATGTCAAATCATACGTCGACATGTTCTACTATACGAGCTGAAACATACATACGTCGCCTTCTTCCAAGTTATTATCCCACACGAAATTCATCTATCCTCCACTTAGTCTAGCTAACTCCATATATAGCTCCCGGCCTCCTGTATATATCATATGTAACCATCCATGTTTTTGTAATGAAATGTATCTCAACTTTATTAATGAAGtgtatccatatatatatacacagtGTGTAACTTAATAACAAAATACAGTTGTTACACGTGTCTATTCCTTATCAGTTTTCACACCTAGAGGAACAACATAGAGGGTGacttctctcttgctttttaGAATATGCTTTCTCACAAATGTCTTAGAAATTGTCTACACATTTATGGAAATCAAGAGAAAACTATGATTTATCATGTCAAATTACAATAAACTTAACTCTTACAATAAATCTGAAAAAATGCATCTACCAAATATAACTTTTCTTAACATAAACTTAGTTTATCAAAATAGATATGGTTGGAAAAAAGTTAGGCGAGTCTGCTCAGAGAGGTTTTTTAAGTGGACCACCTATTTCTACCAGCTCAAGTCATTATCTAAAAATTCCAACAGTTGGATATTGAGTGAGTGGTTTGGATTTGTCGTATGTCAATTTTCATActaaaattcaatcaaatattctCCCGTGTATTGTCACGCATCCTTGTATATGTCCATGCACGTCTATTAGTATTATTACCACAACTAGATCTCTCTTATTTTTCAATCATTGGTTTTGATACTTTGTGAACTCCATTTGGGCTAAAACTTAACATGTGAGCAAGATCCATGAGATCTAgttatccacaaaatttgagtATTCTTTGACCTACCACATGGGGGAACCAAGGCCAGCCTAGATAATCCTCTCCAAACCGGCATACCTAAAAAAACCGCGTCATTTACTATAAGTCAAAGATGAAGAGTTAAAGATTACTaaaatgtcatttcatataTTTATATTCAACCCTCTCCTATGGCAAATTTGAAATTATAGAACTTTAAATTACATTGTAAACCATTTTCTTCATCATTTAGGTTGAAGCCTAGCTTTATCAGTGAAATGGTTGAGTGATCCATATGGAATGTCCCACTACTTTACAGGTTGTGAAACGTTAAACAATATTCTGCAAATTGATGATTAGAAACTCCGAAAAGAAAGACAATAGTAGCAAATAATACActatttttcctatttccaATCACACAAACCCATATCATCTAATGATAAAGATCAAACTAAATATACGAAGTAGGAACTAATTTatccaaaatatgaagaaatTTAACTAGGAATTATGCATGTAGGTTAAGTTAGTTGTTCAGGTTAATTACCAAGAAGATTATTTTGCAAACATGGGATGGTAGCATGGAAACAGTGAAACTTGAATTGGCTTGCTGTTGATGGAAATGCACAAACCAGTGGAATGGTTGAGTGGTTCCCATAGAATGTCCCACTACTTGACAGGTCGTGATATGTTAAACATCATTTTGCAAATTGAAACTCCGAAAAGAAAGACAATAATAGCAAATAATACACTATTTTCCCTATTTCCAACCACAAAACTCATATCATCTAATGATAAAGATCAAAATAATTGTAAGAAATAAGAACTAATTTATCctaaataagaagaaaattaacTAAGAATTATACATGTAGGTTAGTTGTTCAAGTTAATTACCAAGAAGATTCTTTTGCAAACATGGGATGGTAGCATGGAAACAATGAAATTTTGCATGCTGTTGATGGAAATGCATAAGCCAGTTGATGGGTTTTCTCGTTCTCTGATCTAGATACTGGTCTTCTTCCTATCACAGAATACATGGGATAAGTCTTCTCTAGATTGATGACCCTTCTATCAGTATCTAATTATGCTTGTTTCGATGAGATATAAGTAATTCAGAAAAATTCGAACaacttgagaaaaaaaatattgaaatgtGTTTACACCCTATTTCGATCAATAGACCGAACCTATTTCAGTCCCTATTGGATAATGACCGATGAACAGTTAGTCAGTGATCGATGAACGATCAACATGGTAGTTATAACCAAACCTCAAGAAGTGGGTAGTTGCGTAACTATTAGAAACCCCCAGAACTACCAAAAATGCTTATAAAAGAGTAATTTAACAAAAAAGGAAGGATCTCGGATCAACACAACATTCTAGACATTgccttttatcttttatcttttacttTATAGTTGTAGACTTTTAGATGTAGAGTAGTTGGCCTTGTACTTcaaatacacacatcaacattCCAGAACTGGCATCATGTTATTAACATCAGTAGGCATTGATACTATTTTATTAACATCAGCAGGACATTGGTAACCATGTGATCTACTAACATCAATAGGCCATTAATTGGCACCATGTTATCAACATCAGCAAACTAGAAACAAAGACATCATGTTATCAACATCAGAACCATTGGCAT encodes:
- the LOC122671414 gene encoding UDP-glucose 6-dehydrogenase 1 is translated as MVKICCIGAGYVGGPTMAVIALKCPSIEVAVVDISVTRINAWNSDQLPIYEPGLDGVVKQCRGKNLFFSTDVEKHVSEADIVFVSVNTPTKTRGLGAGKAADLTYWESAARMIADVSKSDKIVVEKSTVPVKTAEAIEKILTHNSKGINFQILSNPEFLAEGTAIQDLFNPDRVLIGGRETPGGQKAIQALKSVYAHWVPEDRIIATNLWSAELSKLAANAFLAQRISSVNAMSALCEATGADVYEVAHAVGKDTRIGPKFLNASVGFGGSCFQKDILNLVYICECNGLPEVANYWKQVISMNDYQKNRFVNRVVSSMFNTVSGKKIAVLGFAFKKDTGDTRETPAIDVCKGLVGDKAQLSIYDPQVNGDQIQRDLSMNKFDWDHPLHLQPMSPTSVKQVSVSWDAYEATKDAHGICILTEWDEFKTLDYQKIYDNMQKPAYVFDGRNIVNVEKLREIGFIVYSIGKPLDPWLKDMPAVA